One window of the bacterium genome contains the following:
- a CDS encoding SPOR domain-containing protein — protein MYKWLGIIVLIFTVAFAAGCRRTGGGPAYYGGGEEENVVEGSVVVGEIVPADKDVGEEIDEFAAGGEFSTKGPGTAEKAAGETAASAAAPYTGGVIDGYRVQVIASSYQDNADNVADQVRAAYPGTGVYVEHVQGLYKVRIGDYGDRAAAEAMRDR, from the coding sequence ATGTATAAATGGCTAGGAATTATCGTTTTGATATTTACCGTCGCTTTCGCGGCCGGGTGCCGGCGTACCGGCGGCGGCCCGGCCTACTACGGCGGCGGCGAGGAAGAGAACGTCGTCGAAGGGTCCGTCGTCGTGGGCGAGATCGTCCCCGCGGATAAGGATGTCGGCGAGGAGATAGACGAGTTCGCCGCGGGCGGCGAGTTCTCGACCAAGGGGCCCGGCACCGCCGAGAAGGCGGCCGGGGAAACGGCCGCCAGCGCCGCCGCCCCCTATACGGGCGGCGTAATCGACGGCTACCGCGTACAGGTCATCGCGAGCTCGTACCAGGACAACGCCGATAACGTCGCGGACCAGGTCCGCGCGGCCTATCCCGGCACCGGCGTCTACGTCGAGCACGTCCAGGGTTTGTATAAAGTCCGCATCGGCGACTACGGCGACCGCGCCGCGGCGGAGGCCATGCGCGACCG